The genomic window CGACAGCCACGCCCATGCTCACGCAGAGAAGTGGTTCCGATTCCTCGGCGATCCTGAGCAGCCTGAGCCTCGACCAGAAATCCAGAAGGTCTGGGGCCGAGAGATCTATGTCCCCCGAGTCAGTGGGCGAGCAGCCTGGTTCACCTTTGACGAGCTCATCCGACAACCAAAGTCGGCAGCTGACTACCTCGAATTGGTCCGTTCTTACGAGGCTTTTATCGTCACTGACATTCCCGGAATGACTCATCAGCAACGTGATCTTGCCCGTCGATTCATCACATTTATCGATGTCGTATACGAGGGTAATGCCAAGCTGGTCCTAACCACCGAGAAGCCCCTCACTGAGCTCTTTGTTTCCCGGGACGAAATCGCCGAGAGCCTTATGAAGCAGGGCTTGAAACACGACCAGGCTGCAGAGGCCGCCAAGAACGACTTGGAACACAACGTGGACAACCTCAAGGACTCGAATCTCTTTGCTGGATCAGAAGaagcctttgcctttgccagAGCGTTGAGTCGACTGCGGCACATGGAGAGCAAAGAGTGGGTAGAAAGGGGCATGGGCCTCGAGAGCCAGGGCGGCAAGCAGGAGCAAGAGAACTGGAACAAGACGAGGAGTCGACAGATGGAGGATTCGATGTAAAAGGAGGATTTGGTTTGTGACATATGCATTATACCCGGAGCGCTGACTCGGCATAGCGAGCGTCTGCCTGGTTTGTATAAATTACCTATGAGTTGATGTGTATGAAATAGAGACTACATGTTGGGTTGAGTACATATAAGCCATATGAAGACCGTTTTGTTACATGTTTTGTTAACCACTCATGCGATGAATCCTGTGTCCATTTTCCCTCATCACATCCGGTGAACAGCTCAGTAGATTCCTGGCAGGACAGTCCACTTCACATCCTTCTTGAAGCTCTCCCACTGCTCACCATACCTTTCACTGCAGTACCTGTTCAAGGATGGCACAGCTCTGGTGACAAAGTCCCATGCCTGTCCGCCACCCATCACAAGCCCAGTAACCAGTCCACTCGACGCAAAACTGTAAGCGCCGCGCCAGAGGGCATATCCGCCGTAATTGATGTGCCGTGCCCAGTTCCACAGCCCCGATCGCAtcaccttgcccttgttggcCGGGTTGTCCTTGAACACCTTGCGCTGATACTCGGACACAACCTCGAGGGCAATACCGACGGTGTAGAGGGCAGGCCCAACCACGAGCGGATACGGAATGCCGGTCCCGGGGAAGGTGGGTGCCCTAGTAGAGCTGGTAGCGGCGGCGACGAAGAGCAGCGTGTTGACGGAATTGACAAAGCTGTTGTATACGCTGACAGTTATGGCCGCCGTGGGAGGGAAGTATATCTCCGACAACTTGACGAGCCAGTAACCCTGCTTAGCAGCAGAGCCAACTGCCATGGCGAGGATGATTAGATGTGAGAGcggaaggccaagggcatcTATGGCTTGGATACCAGTGTGGATGACGGCATCTGGAGAGATGGATGAGATTCCGAGGTTGCCAAGGAGAGCGGCACCACCGCCGGTGAGGAGGCTGTACTGGAGGACCGGATCAAGGCCTCGAAGGCCAAGAAAGGTGATTGTGCCAGCTGGGCTGGACTTTTTCACATCGCGCTGGATGAATTCCTTGGATCCGCCCTTGTTAGATTCCGCCATGATTGAGATCTGTTCATGCGATGATGTAAATGAGATGCTATGAGGTCAACGTCATGGATGTTGGAGCTTGGTATATACTCTTGCGCTACTGTGCGTCGGCGACTTTTAGAGACGTCGCGCCTGAAAGAGCTAATCGCCGTCGAGGTCGGAACAGCCACGGCTCCGAAGACCGAGATCTTTGGAGAGACCGGCGCCATGTGGATACCGGATACGGACCTTTCTTAGAAATCAATCGGCCTTAGTCCATACGGAGTAGGCATTTGGCTGATTTTCTCATGCTTAAGCGCCATTAAGCAACTCGTAACTGGACGCTTTCGACGCAATACGGTGTAGATAGGCGCCTGATTATCAAGCAACTCTGCTGGATGAAGTGGTTTGTGACAAGAACTAGTGATAACAAACCCATCCTAGATGCGGAGTTGTGCGACGGGTATAGGGCGGTCTTTGCAAATGTCTGTGCCATATGGAGGACAACTCTCAAAGACAGGCTTTTAGAAATTCAAACTCTTGTGATGTCATGGATGGCGTTTGCATCCAAGACCCGAATCCTGGGTGTGGCATTGAGACAGCTGGAAGGTCTCGGTGAAAGGAACTCAATGTCTCATGGCAGTGTCTTGGCCTCATTGTTCCGGTCCCTGATCCGTCTTTGTGACGATTTGACTCGGAGTTgattgaaaaaaaaaaaaaaaaaaaaaaaaaaaagggtcaAGGCTCTGTCCGGCATGAGACAAGCAAAGAGCCTTTGATCCGATGTCTCTGAGGCAGCCGGAAACGTGACGAGGGGAACAAGGCAAGCCATTAGAATCAGAAACAGATCCGAGATGAGGCTTTGGGATCCAGACTGAGGCCTCGTGAAATTTCGTGATGCAATGGCCCGTGACACAATGGTAGAAGCAGGATCCTTGTGCAGTGTAGGCTCTCTGAGAATGCCTTGCCCAGCCGAGGCCGAAACACCGGCGTTTGGAGCTGAGGCTGGGGAAGGAAGCTCGAGTGAATAACaggccatgaccatgaccaTGATCTCTGAGGCAGGATTGACGTTGTTTACCAGCAACCAACACGACCAAGGTTCAGTATGAAACAACAACGTTGACCCAACAGACCCGAGGTGTAACTCAAGatcgaggttgaggaagagTCACACCGTGAGCAATGCCCAGCTGGTAAATTGCCTCTGCTAGTCGTACATACGAGTAGCCCGTAatttgttggtgttgagctaAAATTGGTACCACACCTGCGCTTTCTTTTacctttgcctttgccttgcGCCAGAGTTATGTAGAACTTGGCGTTCGCAGGACATGTGAATAAAGGCAGCACAGCACAACTGTCTACAACTTACTGACCAGGCCTCGCATTGCAGGCACGAATAGCTCATCTCGGACATGGGCAGCTGGGTGCATGACGCTACTTAGAGGGGAGGATCGGCAGATGCACTGACTGGGATGCTTGTTTCAACTTGGAGAGGATCCCAGCTAgcgggagaagggtggcgcaaggaaaagaagcgGTTTGTGTCTTCCAGGCAAAGGCCGAACGCTTGGAGGTAGACAAAGAGATGACGGTGTTGGGGTTCTAGGGTGCGGCTGAATGGAGAATGAGGCCATTTCTGCCGGGCTCATTAACTGGACCTGTTCTCTCGAGTCAAAAGGATTgcgagatgaggaggagggctcTCAGCAGCGGGCGGAGCGGGACCTgtcaagatgatgatgatgacggaaGATGTGAGACTAGGATGGGTAGTATGGAACCAACAAGAATAGAGAGGCTGAGTTTGAGGTAGAGAGAGTTTTGTTTGTTGAGAaggggttgttggtgtttgtGTGCATCATGGAGGGGAGAATAGACTCCATCACTCTGCATCAGATGGAAATTCGTCCCGATGGATCCGTGCATTCTCATGGTGATCCTTGGAAAGTGACAGGAGATGAAAGGCACCAGTCAAAGCAGAAGCTGCTGAAAGAGGTAAGCTCGAGGGCGATCATGGATGCGAATATTTTCTCAGGCCGAGAATGACATCCGACATGATGGGAGAGGCTGGTCAAGGGGAAAAGGGGACAAGTCTAAGTTCGGTGCATGGGATGGAATAATTTAATGAAGAGACCAAAGAGAGCAGGGTTCAGGCCAGCTTGACCAGGTGATGAGACCCCTCGCGCCACGCTTCAGAGCCCGTTGGACCATTGAAGCCACTGACAGCCACTGAATTGCAAGTTGCAAGTGCAAGGCCCGGCGCCCCGACATTCCCTGGATTGGCCGGCGCCGCCAACGGTTCCTGGCTAGCAAGATGCAGTGGGGTGACCACGACCAATAGCGGCGCCTTGGTCCCTGGCGGCTGGCGTCAGTGGGGATGGCACCCAAGCCACCCCTGACTGCAACTGCAGCAACCCCAGTCCGACTGGacctcatcatccatcacaacCTTGCCGCGCGCGGGGGCCCTGCACATTGGAGGAGGGTCGAGAGGGCTCTCCAATCGCTCGATTCCTTGTCGGCAAAAGACTCTGCTGATCATCATCTGCAGCACCCGATGGATGCGGCAAGTGGGAATGGGGAGGGCCCTTGGCTCATTTCTCGACCGAGCTGTCATGGACGTCTTGTACGAGGACACGGTAAACGTCCGTCACTCCCATGGTAACACatgcacacacacacacacgagTGATGGTGTGCAGTGCTAGTAAAATTAGAACATTCTTCTTCGTGTCTCTAATGCACCTGATCTCTGCTGTGCACTTTTATGCACGCCAGCAGCATCTTGCAGCCCCCTAGGTCGAGTCACCCATTGGACGTAGCACCTCCTCCAAGCGCTGCCCAGTCTTGCTTGGTAGTTAGACAGCAGCGTCGCATCACAGATAGAGACGGTACCGCCAGGTACTCACCAGCTGGTCGCGGATGAAACATTCACCAAAAAACCCTGCTGCCCTGTCCAACGGCGCGAAGCGAGTACCCTGCTGGTACGGCGCTCCAGGCACTGGCACTGCCCTGCAGCTGGGGTTCGGGTCGGGTTCCATCCTCTGCTAAACTTGCACGTTAGCCCTTTCTGGGCTCGTTTCGCCCTATCAAAGAGAAGTGATCGATCCAATTTACGGTCTGGGGGTCGCTTCACTGGCAATCGATCCAGCGACTGACGGACTGTTGGGTGCCCTCGGCAAGGCCGCACGTTGGCTCCTCCCCCACTCCCACTTCCACTGATTCCCTTTCTTTCgtctcctccctctctctcaccACCGCCCTCACTTTCTCCCTTCTACCCTTTTTCACTCCCTCAAAATCCACTTTCTAGAACTTGTTGCTCTTCACGGTCGCTTCGCATTTTTTTGTCGTTGCTCCGTGTCTAGTTCAGTTCGTCCATTCGTTTCCTCCCCCCCTGCCTGGCGCGTTTTTTGCAAGAACGACTGCTGCCGTGTGCTCTCTGTCACCAACCAGTCCGACCCGGCCGAGCCAAACCTCATTCACAAACCGACCGGATCAACCTCTTTTTTAAACCACAACACTCTCTCGTTTGGCATCTGgtccaacaacaaccacttGCGCTCCGTTGCACTTGAAACTTGCGTTCCCCATTACCTTCCTTTACGACATCCTTTGTTCGCATCTGAGAcatcgccgccgcctcccgaACAATCCGACTCCGGCTCCGATAGTCCCTGCGAATTCATTCTTTGTTCCCGCCCTCGATTGTATCGCCCTCCATTCCAGTCGTCTGAGCAACCAGCCCCGCGATTTGAGCAACACTCAAGGACGATATATCGCATCACCGCTGCGAACACCGCGTTAATTGATCACCGACGAATTTCACCCTTCAAACTTGTTTCAACCTTTCGCAACTACTCGATACTTTTGCCAAAATGCATGCCCGGCACGCGCGCGTGCATCGCAGGGCCGACGGCCTATTCGGTTTCGGTAACATCGCTCATGAGATTCAAGGATCCGACACCAAGAAGCGCCATGTAGAGAAGAGGGAACCACGTGAGTCTCACCTCTGTTTGTCGCGTTGATGCAACGAAACTTGGGAATGAATATTCATCTTTCGGAGCGACTCGATATTTGTGCCATGTTGATTTACTAATATTTGACAGAGGTCATCAAGACGGTCTTTAAGACCCTGGAACCCACTTTTGAAGGCGAGGTTGGCGGCTATAAGACGGTCGGTGATGAACCTGAGCCAACCAAGGCCCAAAACAGGGCACCTGTGATTACCCACAACGCTCAAAAGGAGGCCGACAgggacgaagacgaggacgacgaggatcagACCGAGAAGCAAAAGGAAGCGGctgaaaagaagaaggagcaggaagaagccaaggaaaaggccgCGGAAGAGGCtgcagagaagaaggcggctcaagaagaagcggccaaggagaaggcggctgaagaagccgctgagaagaagaaggcacAGGAGGAAGCCAAAGAGAAGGCAGCAGAGGAATCAGCAAAGGAAAAGGCGGCTGAAGAGGCAAAGACCCGCAACAAGagcaaggatgaggacgacgggGACGAGACCGCGACCGAGAAGGCCACAACGACCAAGCCCACAAGGACTCGAGTCCTCACCACCAGCGAGAACCACTCATCCGTTCCCACCGTCATTAGCGAGCCTACGGAAAGCTCGATTGAATCTGTCCTTGCCAAGGCCACTGGCGATGTTTCCGGTACGGCCGCCGTTGGTGCTGCCGAAGATATCAGCGGATCCTCGACTATTTCCAGTTCCAGCGCCACGGCAGAAGCCTCCACATCGGGCGGTACCAGTGCCGGAGCCAAGGCTGGCATTGCGTTTGGTGTTTTGGGTGGACTTCTTGCAGTTGCCTTgatcgtcttcttcatcttcaacaggCGCCGCAAGCAGGCTGAGATGCAGCGACTGGAaaatgacgacgagaagctGAACGGCCCAATTGGAGGTGGAATGGGCGGAATGACTGGCCCCATGCGTTCTGTCACCCCTGAGGCCCCTGATGTTGTCGAGACTGCTTCTGTTCGCACTGACGCAAAGGCTCCTCGTGTGAGCCTCCGACCTGTTACCCAGTTCCTCCCCAACTGGAACGGTCTCGATAATCAGAAGCGCACAAGCAAGGGCGCTGCCATGGCCCTTGCTGTCCCTGCCTCTacttccgccgccgccgctggacCTCTGTCTCCACGAACCCCTGGAGGCAGTGCCTGGGAGCGTCCTTCAACTGCTCAGAGCACCGATCCCGCCAACCCATTCGGCCACCAAGCTGAGCGTGTTCCTTCTCCTGTCCAGGAGGAGAGCATCCAGTCCCGCGGTGCTCCTAGCCCGATTCCCGAGCACTCTActcctgttgctgctgcctcgGCTGGATCTGTCTCTCCTCAATCGCCTTCATCGCCCGTCAACGATCCCCTCACGGCTAATGGACCTCCTATTTCTGTTGGCGCCCCTgctggagctgctgctgctgctggagccgGAGCTGGCGTGCTGGCCCGTAAGACGTCGATGCGCAACAACGGTCCCCCGCAGCTTGATCTCACTATCCCTCCCGGTCCTAACCATTCTCTGGCCGCAATCCCTGCTAGCCCAGCTGGTACCGAATTTAGCACTGCCTCTGCTGCCCCTGGTACTCCTGATGGCTCAAGCGGCGCCGCCGCTATTGCGGCTGCTGGAGGTCCTGCCAACTCGGCTGTCCACCGTGTCCAACTTGACTTCAAGCCCActcttgatgatgagctggaaCTGAAGGCGGGTGATCTTGTGCGACTTCTCCACGAGTATGATGATGGCTGGGTAAGTATCGTCAATGACTATGTTTTTGATCATGCACTAACCAAGTTTCTAGGCGCTCTGCATCCGACTTGACCGCTCTCGCCAGGGTGTCGTGCCGCGCACTTGTCTGTCTACTCGCCCTGTCAAGCCTCGTCCCGCCCAAGCTGGTCCTCGCCCCGGACCTCCTGTGAAACCCGTTGGTGCTCCCCGAGGACCTGGACCTAACCACCCCCAGGGACAGCGTCCTATGACCCCCCAGGGCAACTTTGGCCCAGGTCGCCCTGCCTCGCCCGCTGGCCGTCCCATGACACCCAACGGCACCCGTCCTCAGTCCCCCATGGGACCTCCCATGGGACCCCACGGCCGTCCTGCTGGCCCGATGAGCCCCGGTCCTCGTACTCAGTCGCCGGGACCTTTCCAAGGACCTCCTGGACCCCGATCTCAGTCCCCAGGCCCCCGCCAGGGACCTCCTAACCGAGCCATGAGCCCTGGCCCTCGCTCACAGTCGCCAGGACCTGCTGGTGGTCGTTCCCAAAGCCCCAGTGGAATGAACCGACGAAACAGCCCCCCTGGGCCCAGCCCCATGAACCCTTCGCAAGCACCTCGCCCAGCTCCCTCCACCGGGTCTGTTAACAGGAAGCCCGTGCCCGGCCAGGCATATTGAGAATTTGCACAACCCAAATCTGGCTGAGGAGATCACCATTTTGGACGGCTCCGGACGAAAACAGGAATAAAAGGACCGGCGTTTTGCGATACCAAGGAGAGGACAGGGCATTACGGTCTGCCCACGATCCTGCATGACTTGGGGGATGATTTCGACACAACTCTTTTTTTGAAACTTCTTGTCACTCACTCTActtcttttttccttatGTGGCTATTTTTaagcccttttttttttttctgtttCATGTTCATATACACTTCACATATCTCAGGCGGTCGTATCCCGCTGCTGCATCGTGGCACGTTATCTATCGCTTTTGTCGGGGCAACCTGATGAGAGTTCGAGTTCCTTGGCCGAATAGCCAGTTTTGAGGGAAACGCGCATACAGGGTTACGACTTTCCGCCTCGAGACAATGTCCTCTCTCGCAGGGCTTTGCGCTAGTCGCTAATGTCTATCTATGTTTGCGCCTTTTTTGTATTTCATATTTTCGTTTCTTCATCCTGCGACTGGTTCCAGGTCGTTGGATGGAGgttgagaggaggagagcttGCCGAGGAAtgtgtgctgtgctgtgctgtgctgtgctgaaTGAAGCTCGGAAGCTAGGATGTTAAGACTTGAGATGAAAGGATAGGAAATGAAGAGATTTCTCAATGACCAACACTTGTCACTGTCCCTTGTATGATGAAACCAGCTGTGATGATCCATATTAGCAAAGAAAAGTGGTGATGAAAAGCAAACGAATAGGAGATGTAGCAGGTATGAGTATATGATGGATTcgtctttatagtattatatcctGACAGGTAACTCTTTTAATCATAAGGACATGTAAGAATCTCAAAGG from Fusarium falciforme chromosome 2, complete sequence includes these protein-coding regions:
- a CDS encoding SH3 domain-containing protein; amino-acid sequence: MHARHARVHRRADGLFGFGNIAHEIQGSDTKKRHVEKREPQVIKTVFKTLEPTFEGEVGGYKTVGDEPEPTKAQNRAPVITHNAQKEADRDEDEDDEDQTEKQKEAAEKKKEQEEAKEKAAEEAAEKKAAQEEAAKEKAAEEAAEKKKAQEEAKEKAAEESAKEKAAEEAKTRNKSKDEDDGDETATEKATTTKPTRTRVLTTSENHSSVPTVISEPTESSIESVLAKATGDVSGTAAVGAAEDISGSSTISSSSATAEASTSGGTSAGAKAGIAFGVLGGLLAVALIVFFIFNRRRKQAEMQRLENDDEKLNGPIGGGMGGMTGPMRSVTPEAPDVVETASVRTDAKAPRVSLRPVTQFLPNWNGLDNQKRTSKGAAMALAVPASTSAAAAGPLSPRTPGGSAWERPSTAQSTDPANPFGHQAERVPSPVQEESIQSRGAPSPIPEHSTPVAAASAGSVSPQSPSSPVNDPLTANGPPISVGAPAGAAAAAGAGAGVLARKTSMRNNGPPQLDLTIPPGPNHSLAAIPASPAGTEFSTASAAPGTPDGSSGAAAIAAAGGPANSAVHRVQLDFKPTLDDELELKAGDLVRLLHEYDDGWALCIRLDRSRQGVVPRTCLSTRPVKPRPAQAGPRPGPPVKPVGAPRGPGPNHPQGQRPMTPQGNFGPGRPASPAGRPMTPNGTRPQSPMGPPMGPHGRPAGPMSPGPRTQSPGPFQGPPGPRSQSPGPRQGPPNRAMSPGPRSQSPGPAGGRSQSPSGMNRRNSPPGPSPMNPSQAPRPAPSTGSVNRKPVPGQAY